The Antarcticibacterium flavum genome contains the following window.
AATATCATAAGCCAAAATCCCATCGTTAGGATAACAAGAAAGGCTATGAAGCCAAGGTATTGATCAAATTCGAACATAGTTTCTAAGGATTTTCAAAGTGTAGCAAAGATAGCAACTCTTAAATTTATGTGCCAATTAAATTTAAAATTTTCAGAAAAAAATATTTCCACTTTCAACCTGCTCTTATCCTTGAAGATAATTGAAAACATTTCAAAAATTTGTATATAAATTAAAGCATTAAAAAATGTGAAAATGTAAATTTGTATTCTAATCTTAATAAATTATGGACTATCGTATAGAGAAAGACACCATGGGTGAAGTTAAGGTTCCTTCGAATAAACTTTGGGGAGCCCAAACCGAACGTTCAAGGAATAATTTTAAAATTGGCCCGGCAGGTTCCATGCCTTTGGAAATAGTGTATGGTTTTGCATACCTCAAAAAAGCTGCTGCATTTACTAATTGTGAACTGGGGGTTCTCCCGGTAGAAAAAAGGGATTACATAGCGCAGGTTTGCGATGAGATCCTTGAAGGAAAACACGATGACCAGTTCCCACTGGTAATATGGCAAACAGGAAGTGGTACTCAAAGTAATATGAACCTAAACGAGGTGATTGCCAACCGTGCCCACCAGCTTGCGGGGAAAACTATTGGTGAGGGTGAAAAGACCCTGCAGCCAAATGATGACGTAAATAAATCGCAATCGTCCAATGATACATTCCCTACCGGGATGCATATTGCTGCTTACCACAAAGTGGTAAAGGTGACTTTACCGGGGGTTAAGAAACTTAGAAATACCCTTAAAAAGAAATCGGAAGAATTTCGTGATGTTGTAAAAATAGGACGCACCCATTTTATGGATGCCACTCCCCTAACCCTGGGACAGGAATTTAGCGGGTATGTTGCCCAACTGGATTACGGGATCAAGGCCCTGGAAAACACCTTACCTCACCTGGCAGAACTTGCGCTTGGAGGTACTGCAGTGGGAACAGGACTTAATACTCCCAAGGGGTATTCCAAGAGGGTAGCCGAATTTATCGCAAAGTTCACAGAACTACCATTCACCTCGGCTCCCAATAAATTTGAGGCTTTGGCGGCACATGATGCCCTTGTGGAGGCTCACGGGGCTCTAAAACAACTTGCAGTTTCTCTTAATAAAATAGGTAATGATATAAGGATGCTTGCCTCTGGCCCAAGAAGCGGGATTGGGGAAATTAATATTCCTGCCAATGAGCCCGGTTCTTCAATTATGCCCGGCAAAGTAAACCCAACCCAATGCGAAGCTCTAACTATGGTCTGCGCCCAGGTTATGGGGAATGATGTGGCACTAAGTGTTGGAGGGATGCAGGGACAATTTGAGCTTAATGTATTTAAACCTGTAATGGCCGCAAACTTCCTGCAGAGTGCTCAATTACTAGGTGATGCCTGTGTTTCCTTTGATGAACATTGTGCACAGGGTATAGAACCAAACCACCAGCGAATCAAGGAACATTTGGATAATTCCCTTATGCTTGTGACTGCTCTAAATACAAAGATTGGTTATTACAAAGCTGCAGAGATTGCCAATACAGCTCATCAAAACGGCACTACCCTTAAGGAGGAAGCTGTAAACCTTGGTTATGTGACCAAAGAGGAATTTGACGAATGGGTGCAACCCAAAGATATGGTGGGAGCATTAAAATAAACCTTTTTACACTTTATTAGATATAAAAAATCCTGCCGGTCGGCAGGATTTTTTTATGTAAACAGGATTAAATTAACTTTTTTCCTTCACCGGTTTCACCTTTGGCTTCTTTGATTTTTTGCTGTAGTACATATCATATTTCCAGTAAGATAAAGCACCTAATACGGCTACTACTGCAATTGAATAATACACGAAGGTGGGGGTGATAACCTTATCACCACTTGCATAGGAGTGAAGTCCTGCCAGGTAAAAGTTCACACCAAAATAGGTCATTAAAATACTGGCGAAAGCAATTATTGCCATAAGGTTAAAGAACCACCTGCTCCTTAAGCCCGGCACCAGTCTCATATGAATGACAAAGGCATAAACCATAATACTTACAAGTGCCCAGGTTTCCTTAGGATCCCAGCCCCAGTAGCGGCCCCAGCTTTCATTTGCCCACTGGCCTCCAAGGAAATTCCCGATTGTCAACATAACAAGGCCAACGGTAAGAGCCATTTCTGTAATGATGGTGATCTCCTTAATATTTAATTCCATCTTGGCCTTGTTTCTGTCATTGGTCATGATCATTAAGAGAAGGGCTACTGCTCCAAGGATCATCCCCAGCGTGAATGGGCCATAACTACCTACAATTACAGAAACGTGTATCATTAACCAGTAGGAATCCAGTACAGGCTGTAAATTGGCTATAGAAGGATCCATCCAGTTCCAGTGAGCGATCATTAATATCATTGCTGTCACAAATGCAGTTGAAGCTATGGTAAGATCACTTTTTCTTCCAAAGGCCAATCCAAAGAACATCGTTGCCCAGGCAACATAGATCATAGACTCATATGCATCACTCCAGGGGCGTGCCCTGAGATATACCATCTTGCTGCAAGTCCAAGGGTGTGCAGAATGAAAAAGAGCAAAAGTATAATTGCACTTGATTTTATTAAGATATTTATAAGTTTGGAATCCTTGAATATTTGAACTATCACCAGGATTAGCATAATTAAACCACCAAACAAATACATGCTAAAGAGGTTTCTAAAGATATCATACTTGTTATAAAGTACCTCTGCATCTATTTTTTGTTGTGAGGGCCTCACTTCACCTCCAAATTTCTTTTGGAAACCTACGATGCTTTCCAGGAGTTCGTCTGCCCGCTCATAGTCCCCTGTCTTTCGTGCCTCCCGTAGAGTATTCATATAAATTGGCAGGATTTGCCGCACATATACGGAGTCCATCCCCTTAAAATTAGACTCGGCCACTTTGGTATAGGACACCCAGGTATTGTTCTCATCTTCAGGGATAGGAAATATTCGCAACATTTCCCCCTGTAGGGCATAGAATAATAAATTCACCTTCCTGTCTGTCTCAATAAAGTCTTTTTGAAATTGATTTGGAACAGCCGCTTTATAGGCTCCTTCGAGGTGTGGTGATAATTTATAAACCCCGGTCCTGTCAAAGAAATCTGTCATTGCCAGGTATTTTTGATCTTCAGGAACACCTGTAATATGCCTTATGCTATCATTATTGGGTTTCACGTAGATCATTGGTGCATTATACCAAAGTGCAGGATTTTCAGTCATAGATATAAGCACCTGGTCGGCATTAAGGCCTTCGTATTTATCTTTCTTACTAAGCTTCCGCAGCAATTCAGATGAAAAAGTATTGGCAGGCTTCATTCTACCACCTGCATCTTGTATTACCAGCTTTCCAAATTTGGCAGCATGTTCTGCACTTACAGCAGTGGCATTTATAATGGAATCCACCTGTTCCTTACTTGTCCTTATATGACCATGTTCCGGTTCCTGTTCCTCGGTTACCGGTGCAGAGGCCGGTATCGTATCCTGTACCTGGGCAAAACCAAAAGAGGTAAACAGCAACAATGCCGCGGCAGTGGATTTTAATTTTGCTTTCCTTGCCTTCACCTTTTCCAGCATTTCCTTTAATTTTCCAAACCTGCTTCCTTTATCAAACAGGATGAGCATCAACCCCAGGTATAAAAGTGTATAGCCTATATAAGTGATCCAGGTGCCCCAATAATCGTGGTTCACAGAAAGTACCGTTCCTTTTTCATCGGGATCAAAAGACGCCTGGAAGAACCTGTACCCTGCTTTATCCAAAACATGGTTCATATAGATCTCGTATGGCCAGCTTTCCCCGTCCTCCTCAAAAACCGTTACTTTACTTTTATATGAAGAGTAACTGGGGGTGGGGTTATTTTCTGTACCGGGATATTTTTCAGCAATAAAATCATCAAGCCTCATACTAAAAGGCAGCTCCATTTCCTTGGAACCATAACTTAAATACACCTCGAGGCCACCCACTTCAATTTGTTGTGGAGGATTCACTATTCCCTTGCCTCCAAGCATACTTACGGTAGTGGCTTCGCCGCCAGAAGTTACCTTAACCGTAACAGCACTGGACTGTCCCTGCTCCTTTGTTTCTGTAGGGATGATATCATAGATCCCACGAGCGACCGGCTCGGGAACCACAAATTGCATTCCTCCAAGGTTGTACAGAGAGCGCAGTTGAAAAGGCTGAAGGCTGTCTCCTTTAACTTCTCCCTCATACTCATCTGCCATTCTCATATAGCTTCCTTCAAAAGGCGTATCAATCTTATAGGTTCCCTCCTCTTCGTCAACCACAAAATTAATAGCTCCTTCTGTAGGCTTATTATAGGCAAAGAGAACATTATGGATATTTGCAACATCTCCTTCCTTTAAGTAATGCTCGTGCCTTCCACCGTCACCGGCTTCAACAATTTGAATGTAATTGTCACCACTTTCACTTAAAATAAGGCCTTCTTCTGCCCAGTGCAAATAGTTAACTACCTCAATTGTCACGGGTTGCCCATTATAATCTGTATGGATTGTAACATCATTCTCGGTTTCAGGAGCCAGAAGAACAGGTTTTTCTATTACCCTGCGCCTGGGCTCGCCGTTTATTTCACCATCAAGGTAAGCAGTGAGATAGGTTTTTTCTGAAAGGAAAGTGTTTGTAGTTTCCCCTTCCCTTATTGGCATTATGCCCTCATAACTTATATATCGGGTAACAAAGGCCCCAACAAGGATAAGTACAAAAGAAAGGTGGATTAAAAGAGAAGACCATTTTTCCCTTTTGTGTAGATTATAACGATAAATATTACCGGCGAAATTGATTACAAAAAAGACCATAATTGCCTCGAACCACCAGGCATTGTAGATCATAATCCTGGCAGTTTCAATTGTATACCAGCTTTCTATAAATGTTCCAAGTGCCATGGCAATGGAAAAGACAATGAACAAGACTGCCATTATTCGGGTAGAGAACAAGACAGACGCAATTTTATTCTGCATTATGATTACTTTAAATCGGTGCAAATTTAACGAAATTTAAACATTTAGCCGTGCTTATTCCCGCGCAAAACCGGCAGACAAATGTTAATTTTAATCGGCGTTTTTTTGGTATTTTAGCCGAATGAAGAGCATCGTACTATTTGGAGCCGGGAATGTTGCAACGCATTTATTCCGGGCTTTTGCTGAAATCGAGGATTATGAAGTGATACAGGTCTATAACCACCGGGAAAAAAGCCTGGAGTTTTTCAAGGAAAAAGTTCCTGTAACCACAGATTTTACCGAAGTTTTTCCCGCAGATATCTACCTTTTCGCTCTTAAGGATGAAGCAATATCGTTACTTGCAGACCGGGTGCATTACCGGGATGCCCTTATGCTTCATACATCTGGCGCCACTCCTTTGGCAGCTTTTGAGAGTTTTGAAAAGGCGGGAGTTTTTTATCCCCTGCAAACCTTCAGCAAAAATAAACCAGTTGATTTTAAAGAAATTCCTATTTGCATTGAGGCAAAAAATGAGTCGCAGCTAAAAATGACAGAACAACTGGCACTAAAGATCTCTCCGGCCGTTTATAAGATAAATAGTGAACAAAGAAGATCCCTTCACGTGGCGGCAGTGTTTGTAAGTAACTTTGTGAATTTTTTATATTCCCAGGGCGAGCAAATTTGCAGGCAAAATAAGATTCCCTTTGAGATCCTGCATCCACTCATAAAAGAGACAGCTTTGAAAATAAAAAATTTAAGCCCTTTTGATGCCCAAACAGGTCCGGCAAAACGAGGAGATAGTGATGTGATTAACGAACATCTTGGATTATTAAATGAGGACCAAAAAACAATCTATAACCTCTTAACCAATTCTATAAAGAAACTTCATGGAAAAGAATTATAAAGAATATCTTAATCACATAACCACCTTCATCTTTGATGTAGACGGGGTACTTACAGATGGCTCCATACAGGTGAGCACAGAGGGTGAGTTGCTGCGTACTATGAACATTAAAGATGGCTACGCCTTAAAAACTGCTCAATTGGCCGGATTCCATGTTTGTATCATTTCAGGAGGAAAAAATGAAGGTGTAAGAAAACGCCTTCGGGACCTGGGGATCACAAATATTTACCTGGGTATCAACGATAAAGTGGAACAACTCGATGAATTCTTTGATATTTATGAAATTGACCGCGAAAATGTCCTTTATATGGGTGATGACATCCCCGATCTTTATGCCATGAAAATGGTTGGCATGCCTTGTTGTCCACAGGATGCAGCTGCAGAGATCAAGGAGATAAGCCGTTATGTCTCCCACAGGAAGGGTGGAAAAGGCTGTGTGCGCGATGTAATTGAGCAGGTATTGAAAGTACAGGGCAAGTGGCTCACCAATCACAGTGCTTTATGAATTGGGTATATCTTGTAATAGCAGGCTTATTTGAAGTAGGATTTGCGTTTTGCCTGGGAAAGGCAAAATTTTCCTCGGGTACAACTGCCACCTGGTGGCTTGTGGGTTTCCTCTTATCCCTCGCAATAAGTATGGCTCTTTTATATAAGGCTACACAAACCCTTCCAATAGGTACGGCATATGCAGTTTGGACAGGAATAGGTGCCGTGGGCACCGCTTTGCTTGGGATATGGATCTTCAAGGAACCTGTTCACTTTTGGCGATTGTTCTTTCTTACCACCCTAATTATTTCCCTTGTAGGACTAAAATTTGTTTCTCATTAAATTCTATTAATGTTTCTTTCCCTTCTAAAGCTAATAAGGTTTCAAAATCTTTTGCTCGTAATAGCCTGCCAGTTCTTAATTAAATATGCTCTTTTTGAAAGCTTCGGGATAGCTGTAACTCTGGGTGCATTCGATTTTTTCCTGCTTTGCCTGGCAACGGTTTGCATAGCGGCAGCAGGAAATATTATTAATGACCTTTATGATGTGGAGACAGACAGGCTCAATAAACCTCACCGGCAAGTGATCCCGTCCAGAATTTCAGAAAAATTTGGGTATAATCTATACCTTATTCTCACTGTCACCGGGGTGGGCATTGGTTTTTATCTATCCAATCTCATTGGCCGCCCGGGATTTTCAGCTATATTCATCATAATTTCAGCCCTTCTTTATTTGTACGCTACGTATCTAAAGCAAGTGATCCTGGTGGGCAATATTATTATAAGCCTGCTGGTAGCAATGGTAATCATCATTGTTGGATTATATGATCTTCTACCAGCCATAACCCCTCAAAACCAGAACACCCAGGCAGTTATATTTTCCATACTGCTGGATTATGCTACTTTTGCTTTTATGATCAACCTGCTGCGGGAGATGGTCAAAGACCAGGAAGATGTTACAGGGGATTATAATACCGGCAGGAACAGCCTTCCAATAGCTGTGGGCCGTTCCCGGGCAAATAAGATCATCTTTGCCCTAGGGTTAATTCCACTTGCCACAATTATATGGTATATGTATGAATACCTTTTTACCAATACCTATGCGGTGATCTATGTGCTTATTCTTATTGTGGGGCCCCTGCTTATTTTTGAGGTGAACCTGTTAAACGCAAAGAAGAAGATCCATTATGCGAGGTTAAGCTTGTTATTGAAAATAGTTATGGCACTGGGATTGCTTTCCCTGGGTCTTTATCCTTTTATAATATAATTTCATGCTGAAAGACTTACTTAAGAATTATCATATTATTCTTGCTTCGGGCTCTCCAAGAAGACACCAGTTCCTAAAAGAATTGGATATTCCGTTTATTGTTAGGACCAAACCGGTGAAAGAGGTCTATCCTGAAAACTTGAAACGTGAGCAGATAACCAATTACCTGGCACAGCTTAAAGCTGAAGTGTTTCTGAAAGAATTAAAGGACAACGAGATCCTCATCACAAGCGACACTATTGTATGGCACCAGGATAAAGCCTTAGGAAAACCGGAAACAACTTCAGAAGCCTTTAAAATGCTGGAATCTCTTTCAGGAAAAACCCACGAAGTGATAAGCTCTGTGACCTTCACTACCAATGAGCTGCAGGAAACTGTAAGCAATGTCACTAAAGTTACCTTTAAAGAACTTACAAAGTTTGAAATTGATCATTATATAATAAATTATCACCCCTTGGATAAAGCCGGGGCCTATGGTATACAAGAATGGATTGGGTTGATTGGGATAACCCATGTGGAGGGAAGTTATTTCAATGTAGTTGGACTGCCAACTCATTTGGTTTACAGATGTCTTGTTGATATCGCATCCGGTAAAAATTTGTAATTTTAATCAAAACTTTACAAAATGTCTTTCCATCCCGCTCTCAGGTTTTTCTTACTCTTTTCAGGTATTCTTTTATCTGGTTGTAAAGGCGGGGACACCGGCGAATCTATCCTGCCAGAAAGGGAACTGTCCCAGGATTTCAAGGATTACTGGTTTGCAGGGGAAGCTGAAATAACTTCCTATGACCTGTTGCAATACCGGTATGGAGAACCCAGAGAAGGAGAAGCAGCCCTCATTTTTGTTACCGAAGATTTCCTTAAAGAGGAACAGGTAAAAGCCAATCGAAAAAGTGAGAATTCTGTACCCGTATTAAAACTAAATGCCACTAAAAATTTCCTTACCGGAATTTATCCCTATTCCATCATGCAAAGCACATTTTATCCTTTGGAAGGGAATTCCCATGCCCTTAAGGTCACTGCTTCCATACAGGAATGGTGCGGGCAGGTTTATATGCAGCTTAATAACAGGAATAAGTATGAAATACTTTCACACTCTTATTTTGAAGGAGAGGAAGACCAGTTTCCTTCCCTGTCACGATACCACCTGGAAAATGAGGTTTGGAACCAAATACGCATAGACCCTCAATTGCTTCCTACCGGAAATATCAAGATGATCCCATCGTTTGAATATATAAGACTGGCCCACATCGAGATAAAAGCTTATGATGCTTTCGCGGAATTTTACATGGATAAAGGCCTATCTGTATACCGCATTTCATATCCAAAGCTTCAAAGAAAACTTCTTATTTATCATCACCCTGTCTTTCCACATCCAATTGAAAAATGGGAGGAGGTTTCTCAAAGGGATGGGGAGGAAGTACGATCTACTGCAACAAAAAAATCCAGGCTTAAAATTGATTACTGGACCAGGAATTCCAATAATGATTTACCTTTGCGCGACAACCTGAAACTAAATTAATGTACGATTTCCTTACCACCTACAGTACACAGCTAGGTAAGACCATAGCTATTATAGTTATTCTGGTCTTATTGCAATTTATCCTCAAGCAGGCAGCTCATAAAGTGGGCAAAAGAACTGAAATAAACATAACAAGGACCAGGTTAATGTTTAAGTACATTAATATCCTCATCCTTTTGATCGCCTTTTTCCTTTTTTCCTTTGCCTGGGGAATGGACCTGGGTGATCTTTCCCTTATCTTTTCTTCTACGTTTGCGGTCATAGGGGTAGCCCTTTTTGCTATTTGGTCCATACTTAGTAATATCACCTCCGGGATCATCATGTTCTTTTCCTTTCCATACAGGATAGGAGATAAAATTAAGATACATGATAAAGACATGCCTATAGAAGCTGTGATCGAAGATATCAGGGCTTTTCATTTACACTTAAGGACAGATGACGGCGAACTTACCACCTACCCCAATAACCTAATTCTTCAAAAAGCGGTGACTTTGGTGCAAAAGGATGTCTACCTCGATGAAGGTAAGGACAGCTTGTAAAAGAAAAGATTAAAAGTTCTCTTACAATCTTAAAGTTCATATATTTGGGAGGTTGACAACAATTTTTTGTAAATGCGAA
Protein-coding sequences here:
- the fumC gene encoding class II fumarate hydratase → MDYRIEKDTMGEVKVPSNKLWGAQTERSRNNFKIGPAGSMPLEIVYGFAYLKKAAAFTNCELGVLPVEKRDYIAQVCDEILEGKHDDQFPLVIWQTGSGTQSNMNLNEVIANRAHQLAGKTIGEGEKTLQPNDDVNKSQSSNDTFPTGMHIAAYHKVVKVTLPGVKKLRNTLKKKSEEFRDVVKIGRTHFMDATPLTLGQEFSGYVAQLDYGIKALENTLPHLAELALGGTAVGTGLNTPKGYSKRVAEFIAKFTELPFTSAPNKFEALAAHDALVEAHGALKQLAVSLNKIGNDIRMLASGPRSGIGEINIPANEPGSSIMPGKVNPTQCEALTMVCAQVMGNDVALSVGGMQGQFELNVFKPVMAANFLQSAQLLGDACVSFDEHCAQGIEPNHQRIKEHLDNSLMLVTALNTKIGYYKAAEIANTAHQNGTTLKEEAVNLGYVTKEEFDEWVQPKDMVGALK
- a CDS encoding mechanosensitive ion channel domain-containing protein; amino-acid sequence: MYDFLTTYSTQLGKTIAIIVILVLLQFILKQAAHKVGKRTEINITRTRLMFKYINILILLIAFFLFSFAWGMDLGDLSLIFSSTFAVIGVALFAIWSILSNITSGIIMFFSFPYRIGDKIKIHDKDMPIEAVIEDIRAFHLHLRTDDGELTTYPNNLILQKAVTLVQKDVYLDEGKDSL
- a CDS encoding septum formation inhibitor Maf, whose product is MSFHPALRFFLLFSGILLSGCKGGDTGESILPERELSQDFKDYWFAGEAEITSYDLLQYRYGEPREGEAALIFVTEDFLKEEQVKANRKSENSVPVLKLNATKNFLTGIYPYSIMQSTFYPLEGNSHALKVTASIQEWCGQVYMQLNNRNKYEILSHSYFEGEEDQFPSLSRYHLENEVWNQIRIDPQLLPTGNIKMIPSFEYIRLAHIEIKAYDAFAEFYMDKGLSVYRISYPKLQRKLLIYHHPVFPHPIEKWEEVSQRDGEEVRSTATKKSRLKIDYWTRNSNNDLPLRDNLKLN
- a CDS encoding DMT family transporter, whose protein sequence is MNWVYLVIAGLFEVGFAFCLGKAKFSSGTTATWWLVGFLLSLAISMALLYKATQTLPIGTAYAVWTGIGAVGTALLGIWIFKEPVHFWRLFFLTTLIISLVGLKFVSH
- a CDS encoding Rossmann-like and DUF2520 domain-containing protein; translation: MKSIVLFGAGNVATHLFRAFAEIEDYEVIQVYNHREKSLEFFKEKVPVTTDFTEVFPADIYLFALKDEAISLLADRVHYRDALMLHTSGATPLAAFESFEKAGVFYPLQTFSKNKPVDFKEIPICIEAKNESQLKMTEQLALKISPAVYKINSEQRRSLHVAAVFVSNFVNFLYSQGEQICRQNKIPFEILHPLIKETALKIKNLSPFDAQTGPAKRGDSDVINEHLGLLNEDQKTIYNLLTNSIKKLHGKEL
- a CDS encoding geranylgeranylglycerol-phosphate geranylgeranyltransferase, translated to MFLSLLKLIRFQNLLLVIACQFLIKYALFESFGIAVTLGAFDFFLLCLATVCIAAAGNIINDLYDVETDRLNKPHRQVIPSRISEKFGYNLYLILTVTGVGIGFYLSNLIGRPGFSAIFIIISALLYLYATYLKQVILVGNIIISLLVAMVIIIVGLYDLLPAITPQNQNTQAVIFSILLDYATFAFMINLLREMVKDQEDVTGDYNTGRNSLPIAVGRSRANKIIFALGLIPLATIIWYMYEYLFTNTYAVIYVLILIVGPLLIFEVNLLNAKKKIHYARLSLLLKIVMALGLLSLGLYPFII
- a CDS encoding Maf family nucleotide pyrophosphatase, with the translated sequence MLKDLLKNYHIILASGSPRRHQFLKELDIPFIVRTKPVKEVYPENLKREQITNYLAQLKAEVFLKELKDNEILITSDTIVWHQDKALGKPETTSEAFKMLESLSGKTHEVISSVTFTTNELQETVSNVTKVTFKELTKFEIDHYIINYHPLDKAGAYGIQEWIGLIGITHVEGSYFNVVGLPTHLVYRCLVDIASGKNL
- a CDS encoding KdsC family phosphatase, producing MEKNYKEYLNHITTFIFDVDGVLTDGSIQVSTEGELLRTMNIKDGYALKTAQLAGFHVCIISGGKNEGVRKRLRDLGITNIYLGINDKVEQLDEFFDIYEIDRENVLYMGDDIPDLYAMKMVGMPCCPQDAAAEIKEISRYVSHRKGGKGCVRDVIEQVLKVQGKWLTNHSAL